A genomic segment from Eriocheir sinensis breed Jianghai 21 unplaced genomic scaffold, ASM2467909v1 Scaffold406, whole genome shotgun sequence encodes:
- the LOC126992138 gene encoding uncharacterized protein LOC126992138, with protein MGNSSFRQITSAEKAAAPRRPSAGGASTGCSLVARRSPPDDLDSFVEDTQHADAQEDAGEQGQASLSLVCLKNTAQPLPVLEEELPSDTRDADGVVGGGGEEAIVRRPQTLVITIHLVKREKVAKPVDETVAAKDWTVRRPQTLVITIHLVKREKVAKPVDETVAAKDWTVRRPQTLVITIHLVKREKVTKPVDETVAAKDWTQKETLDKRTETLREKIKEVCEDLSSEHRGTAGHAPSSVSKAVTDAPKKLLKSSFKKQDEAQNPAKKMVRFNFQNLNTFVKDRELYCGYDYFKYGFPLSMIRSELQKPKERTVKPQREPPKEAVNKLPEPQKTATEEPTDADNKHTGPQHLTGILKKGKAASTAHKCLRFDFQNLNTFVKDRELYCGHDYFKYGVPLSSIRSQLQKTKQRTVKPQQGPVKDAQSQSPNFTSRPHLQPVRSASNSLRGAPRRLGRTTQRSNDSFQQNSGRNAAQNYTNGRHSQHRQHNASSHVSPRYEPRYFYEGQTRPGTNSRSRRRVKGGAKPGDVEFH; from the exons aaggccAAGTGCTGGGGGTGCTTCGACTGGCTGTTCGTTGGTGGCACGCCGCAGCCCACCCGACGACCTCGACTCTTTCGTGGAGGACACCCAACACGCGGACGCCCAGGAGGATGCGGGCGAACAGGGACAAGCGTCCCTGAGCCTCGTCTGCCTGAAGAACACGGCTCAGCCTCTCCCTGTGCTGGAGGAGGAACTCCCCTCCGACACCCGGGATGCTGAcggggtggtgggaggggggggagaggaggccaTTGTCAGGAGGCCTCAAACCCTCGTCATAACTATCCACTTGGTCAAGAGAGAGAAGGTCGCCAAGCCAGTGGATGAAACAGTCGCAGCAAAAGACTGGACTGTCAGGAGACCTCAAACCCTCGTCATAACTATCCACTTGGTCAAGAGAGAAAAGGTCGCCAAGCCAGTGGATGAAACAGTCGCAGCAAAAGACTGGACTGTCAGGAGACCTCAAACCCTCGTCATAACTATCCACTTGGTCAAGAGAGAGAAG gtcaccAAGCCAGTGGATGAAACAGTCGCAGCAAAAGACTGGACCCAGAAGGAGACCCTTGACAAGAGGACTGAAACcttgagagaaaagataaaggaggtgTGCGAGGATCTCTCCTCCGAGCACCGAGGCACTGCTGGGCACGCTCCTTCCAGCGTAAGCAAGGCCGTTACCGACGCACCAAAGAAGCTCCTCAAAAGTAGCTTCAAGAAGCAGGATGAAGCTCAAAACCCCGCCAAGAAAATGGTCAGGTtcaacttccagaacctgaacactttcgtcaaagatcgtgagctgtactgtggatacgactacttcaagtacggcttccctctctccatgatTCGTTCTGAGCTGCAAAAGCcgaaggagagaacagtgaagccacagagagagccaccaaaggaagcagtaaacaagcTGCCAGAGCCTCAGAAAACAGCAACAGAGGAACCAACAGATGCAGACAACAAACACACTGGGCCACagcatctcacagggatcctcaagaaaggaaaggcggccagcaccgctcataagtGTCTCCGCTTtgacttccagaacctgaacactttcgtcaaggatcgtgagctgtactgtggccacgactacttcaagtatggcgTGCCGCTCTCCAGCATTCGTTCTCAGCTGCAAAAGACGAAGcaaagaacagtgaagccacagcaAGGGCCAGTGAAGGACGCTCAGTCTCAGTCTCCAAACTTCACCTCGAGGCCTCACCtccagcccgttagatccgcctctaactcgctgcgtggcgcacctcggcgcCTCGGGAGGACgacacagcggagcaacgactccttccagcaaaacagtggccggAATGCTGCACAGAACTACACCAAcggccgccactcacagcaccgccagcacaacgccagcagccacgtctcGCCCAGATACGAACCAAGGTATTTCTACGAAGGGCAGACACGTccaggcaccaactcccgcagcagacgTCGTGTCAAGGGAGGCGCCAAGCCGGGTGATGTAGAATTTCATTGA